The following nucleotide sequence is from Candidatus Polarisedimenticolaceae bacterium.
CTCCGCCGTCCGTCCGGGCCGACGAGCACGATGACGAGGTCGGCGTCGTACGACTGGTTCAGGGTGACACCGACGTCGAGGTCCGCGAGGTTCGCTCCCGGCGGAACGACGAGCGTCGATGTCGTCGTCGACAGATCGACGATCGGCTTCGGCACGTCGGAAGACGCGAAGGTGCTCGTCGAGAACGCCGGCAGGCCGATGCGCACGGAGAATGTGCGCGTGAACGATCCCTGCCCGGTGGTCGCGTTGAGCGTGAACGCGATCGGGGTGCCGCAGGCCGCGCTCGCATCCACCGTGAATGCGTAGCCGGGCGCGTTGCTCGACGCCGTGGCCCTGGTTGGGATGCTCGGGAACGTCGCATTGGCGCGCGTCACCGTGACGCCGGGCGTCGTCGTCGAGAGGGTCGCCGTGACGCCGGTGAGCGTCACCCCTCCATCGTTCTTGAGCGCGACGGAGAGCGCGACGTCCTCGCCGGGATCGACGGCGCCGTTCGCGCTCCCGGTGCCGCCGGCCGCGCACGTGTCGGTGAGCGTGCTCGACGCGTAGGCCAGAGACGGCCCGCAGATGATCCCCTGCTGGCACTCGTCGGGGACAGAGTCCCCGTTGCAGTCGGCGCTCGTCTGGTTGGCGACGTCGGTGACGTCGGAGATCCCGTTCCCGTTGCAATCGGGGAAGACGCGGACGTAGTAAACGTCTTGCTCGCCGTTGAAGGTCGCGGTGTAGGCGACGTCGGCGCCGGTCGCGGCGGAGACGATCCCGATGTAGTCGCCCATCTTGTTCTGGTCCGGATAGCCCAGCGTGCTGTCGAACACCGGGCTCACCGCGACGTTCGGCGACCACGTGACACCGGCGTCGAGCGAGTACGCGTAGTAGAGCTGCACGAGGTTCGACTGGCCGGTGTTCCGCGAGTCGTTCCACACCACGTCGATCCGCCCGTTCGGCGCGACGGAGTGCGCGGTGAACCACTGCCAGTTCGATTGCGAGGGATCGTCGTTGATCCGGACCGGGGCGCTCCAGGTGTTGCCGCCGTCGGTGCTGCGGCTCAGCATCGCGTCCACCGGATCGGCTCCGGTGACCGAAGCGGCGAGGTAGACGTAGCCCTTGGTGAGCCCGCTCGAGCGATCGACGGCGATCTCCCCCTGCCCCATGAGGCCTTCCGGGTTCGGCGCGGCGCCGAGGAGCATGCCGCCGGCGAGGTTGACGCGCTTGCCGGTGAACGTCGGCGTGACCGTCGGGTTGCTCGCATTCGTCGACTTCGCCACCACGAAGTGCGCGAAGTCCTGCGTCACCGTCCCGTCGACGCCGGCGGAGTAGAGTTCGCCGCTCGGGCCGACGGCGAGGATGCCGAAGGTCGGCCACGTGGCGACGGAGACGGGCGATTGGAAGCTGGCGCCCCCGTTCGTCGATCGCGTGAGGACGTTCGTGCCGCAGCACGACGTGAAGCGCTGCCAGATCCCGTAGAGGAAGCCGCTCGACGCGCCGCCGCTCTTGTCGACGACGAACCAGTTCTTGTCGCCGCCGAACTCGCTGACCGGCGCCATCCAGCTCACGCCGCCGTTCGTCGAGCGCCAGACGTCCGCGGTGAAGGTATCGCCCTTGAGGCTCTGATAATAGAAGTTCCCTTGCAAGTCGGTATCGAGCGAGGGGTCGCTACGGAAGATCCCCGGCTGGAGCGTCCCCGGGAAGGTCCACGTTTGGCCGCTGTCGAAGCTGTACGCCCACCCCGCCTGCCGGAAGTTCGAGGCCACCGAGTCGAACTGCCGCCAGCCGATCACGATGTTCGCCGGGTTCGTCGGGCTGACGGCGATCGACGGCTCGTTCGCCGCGTCGCCGACGATGTTCTGCCCGAGCGAGTCCACGTTGACCTGGAAGCTCTGGTACGGGCCTTGGGCGACCGTCCGGACCGGCGAACGCGCGAGCGGGTTGTCCCGCGCCGCCTGCGGCGCGGGCGAATCGTCGGGAGCTTCGACCTCGACTTGGTGCTTGGGCTTGGCGATCGCCGCCCCGAAGGCGAGCGGCAGGAGAAGAAAGAAGACCGGCAGTCGCCTCATGGCCGCGGGAATATACGCCCACCGTGGCCGCGAGGTTGTTGGTTCGCAGGCTCACCCGAACGAATCGTGAACGGCTCGCGGACCCTCAGCCCGCGAGCTCGGCCTCGACCAGCGGCCGCACCTCCATGGCGTACAGCTCGATGCTCTTCATGAGCTTGTCGTGCGGGAGCGTCCCCATGCTGTATTTCATGTCGAAGCGCGCGAGCCCGAGCCCTTTGACCGCCCGGACGATCTTCGCCGCGACCGTTTCCGGCGAGCCGACGAGAACGGCCCCCGTCGGCCCCACTGCGTGCTCGAAGTCCGACCGCTTCATCGCCGGCCAGCCGCGCTCGGCGCCGATGCGCGCGTGCATCGCCGCATGGTGGGGCCACGCCGTCTCCTTCGCCTCGACGTCGGTCGCGGCGACGTAGCCGGGCGAATGCGCTCCGATCGGGAGCGCCTCGTGCCCCGCCTGCGCGAGGGCGCGCCGGTAGAGATCGGCGTGCCCGGCGAAAGCGAGCGGGTCGCCGCCGATGATCGCGAGCATGAGCGGCAGGCCGTGGCGCGCGGCGCGCAGGATGGAGTTCGGCGTGCCGCCGACACCGACCCAGGTCTTGAGGCGGCCCGACGCCGTCGGCGGAAAGGCCTCCTCGCCGTCGAGCGCGGCGCGGGTCGACCCCTTCCACTTCAAGGGCTTCTCCTTGAGGAGCTCCACGAAGAGCTGGAGCTTCTCCTCGAACAGGCGCTCGTAATCGTTCAGGTCGAAGCCGAACAGCGGGTAAGACTCGGTGAACGAGCCGCGTCCCAGGATGACCTCGGCGCGGCCGCTCGAGAGGGCGTCCACCGTCGAGAACCGCTCGAACACGCGCACCGCATCGTCCGTGCTGAGCACCGTGACCGCCGATCCAAGGTGGATGCTCTTGGTCCTGCTCGCGATCGCGCCCAGCACGACCTCCGGCGCCGAGACGGCGAAGTCGTCCCGGTGGTGCTCCCCGACGCCGAAGAAGGTGAGGCCCAGCTCGTCGGCGAGCACCGCCTCCTCGACGACGTCGCGAAGCACCTGATGCTGCGGGAGACGCTTGCCATTCGCGCCGAGGGTCACGTCGCCGAAGGTATCCAGTCCCAGCTCGAACATGTGGTTGGCGCTCCTCGTGAAAAGGCCACCTCAATAAGACCTGGCTACCGGTGCTGGCAAGGGGCCACCGTGAGGTAGGCTGCGCCGCGTGAACGAAAACGACGACGTTCGGCGTCACCTCGCGCCTTTCCTCGACGCAACGTCCCTGTCTTCCCGCGTCGACGCGCTCGTCGATCTGATCCGCTGGACGCGCATCGAGGAGCGGTCGGCGCGGCTCGACGGACTCCTCGACCTCCTCGACGGCGATGAGGGCCTGGCGCGCCGAGTCCAGGAAGCGATCGCGGAGATCTTCCGCGAGACCGACGGCACGAACGTGTTCGCCCACGCGGGAATCCCAGGCGAGCGCGGCGTCGTCGCGGAAGTGCGCGAGAGGATGATGAGCCACCTCCTCCCGCGTCCCCGCGACGACCGGGACCTGGCCAATCTCTTCAGACGGCTCTACCGCACGCCGGCCGACGTCGCGCGGTTCCGGCGGCTCCCCGACCCGGCCTTCCGGCGCCTCATGGCGCTCGCCCTCGAGGCGCCGCCGAGCCTGCGCCGGTCGTTCGCGAACGGCTTCCGCCTCCTGGCGCTGTGGGTCGAGGCGCAGGGGCTGTCGCCGAAGCTCCGGAAACGCAGCCGGCCCGCGGAGCCGACGGAGTCGCCGTTCTATCGGATCGTCGCTTCGAGCGAGGCGCTGATCGCCGCGTGGCTCGCCGGCGAGGCCACGAGCGCTTCCGCCACAACCTGGCGTGCCGAGCGCGACCGGTGCCGCGAGGAGATGGCGGAGATCCACCGGCGGATCGAGCGCGACGGCGTGAGCTTGCACGTCGTCCACGGCCTCGAGATCGTCGAGCGCTGCCTGGATCGGATGTCGGTCATGGTCGACGTCATGGCGCCGCCACCCGGGGTCGACGCGTCGGACGCTCTCCATCGCCTGCTCGCCTCGCTCGCGGGCTCGGTGCGCGAGGAGCGCAGCGTGACGCACCTCCTCGGCTGGGCGACGCACCTCCTCCTCCGGAAGATCGTGGAGCGCGCGGGGAAGACCGGCGAGCACTACATCGCGACCACGCGCCGCGAGTACCGGGCGATGGCGCTCGCCGCGTGCGGCGGCGGACTGCTCACGGTCGGGACCGCCGCGGTCAAGGCGGTCCTCTCACGATGGCACGTTCCGGACTTCGCGCACGGCTTCCTCTACGGGCTCAACTACGCGGTGAGCTTCCTCCTGCTCCAGAAGCTCGGCCTCGTGCTCGCGACCAAGCAGCCGGCGATGACCGCGGCGACGCTCGCGGAGATCGTGCGCGAGCGGAAGGGCGAAGAACGCAACCACGAGATCGTCGCTTACGCAGCACGCATCTGCAGCTCGCAGCTCGTCGCGGTTGCGGGCAACATCGTCGCGGTCGCCGTGGGGTCGGTGGCCTTCGTCGCCCTGTGGTCGTGGATCGCGGGCCATCCCTTCCTCGGAGACGCCGAGGCGTCGGAGGTCTACCGCCAGCTCAGCCCGATCAACAGCGGAACCGCGTTCTACGCCGCGCTGACGGGGGTCATCCTGTGGCTCGCGAGCATCGCGGGAGGCTGGTTCGACAACTGGTGCGCCTACCACCGGCTCCCGAAGACGATCGCGGAGCATCCCGCCGGGCGCTGGTTCGGCCACGCGCGGATGGAGCGATGGGGTGAGGCGCTCGCCCGTGACGGCTCGGGCTGGGCGACGAACGTCTCGCTCGGCTTCATGCTCGGCATGACGCCGGCGATCGGTCACTTCCTCGGCGCGCCGCTCGACGTGCGGCACGTGACGCTGAGCACGGGAATCCTCTCGCTGGCGGGCACGTCGCTCGGCCACCGCTGGTTCGGCGGAGGCATGTTCCTGCGCGGCCTCCTCGGGGTCGCCCTCATGTTCGTCTTCAACCTCGGGGTGAGCTTCCTCCTGGCGCTCATCACCGCCGCGCGCGCGT
It contains:
- a CDS encoding LLM class flavin-dependent oxidoreductase gives rise to the protein MFELGLDTFGDVTLGANGKRLPQHQVLRDVVEEAVLADELGLTFFGVGEHHRDDFAVSAPEVVLGAIASRTKSIHLGSAVTVLSTDDAVRVFERFSTVDALSSGRAEVILGRGSFTESYPLFGFDLNDYERLFEEKLQLFVELLKEKPLKWKGSTRAALDGEEAFPPTASGRLKTWVGVGGTPNSILRAARHGLPLMLAIIGGDPLAFAGHADLYRRALAQAGHEALPIGAHSPGYVAATDVEAKETAWPHHAAMHARIGAERGWPAMKRSDFEHAVGPTGAVLVGSPETVAAKIVRAVKGLGLARFDMKYSMGTLPHDKLMKSIELYAMEVRPLVEAELAG
- a CDS encoding proprotein convertase P-domain-containing protein; translation: MRRLPVFFLLLPLAFGAAIAKPKHQVEVEAPDDSPAPQAARDNPLARSPVRTVAQGPYQSFQVNVDSLGQNIVGDAANEPSIAVSPTNPANIVIGWRQFDSVASNFRQAGWAYSFDSGQTWTFPGTLQPGIFRSDPSLDTDLQGNFYYQSLKGDTFTADVWRSTNGGVSWMAPVSEFGGDKNWFVVDKSGGASSGFLYGIWQRFTSCCGTNVLTRSTNGGASFQSPVSVATWPTFGILAVGPSGELYSAGVDGTVTQDFAHFVVAKSTNASNPTVTPTFTGKRVNLAGGMLLGAAPNPEGLMGQGEIAVDRSSGLTKGYVYLAASVTGADPVDAMLSRSTDGGNTWSAPVRINDDPSQSNWQWFTAHSVAPNGRIDVVWNDSRNTGQSNLVQLYYAYSLDAGVTWSPNVAVSPVFDSTLGYPDQNKMGDYIGIVSAATGADVAYTATFNGEQDVYYVRVFPDCNGNGISDVTDVANQTSADCNGDSVPDECQQGIICGPSLAYASSTLTDTCAAGGTGSANGAVDPGEDVALSVALKNDGGVTLTGVTATLSTTTPGVTVTRANATFPSIPTRATASSNAPGYAFTVDASAACGTPIAFTLNATTGQGSFTRTFSVRIGLPAFSTSTFASSDVPKPIVDLSTTTSTLVVPPGANLADLDVGVTLNQSYDADLVIVLVGPDGRRSLLSYGEGDAGQNYTGTVFDDEAPQDIETATAPFTGHFRPRQPLSSFDGTPSAGTWTLEVQNIGSGDTGSLNAWSLTPGFANGFTCNVCSVTAPTLEALNLRYTNKTTLAWSAVTGGSFYDIFRGAGPDLPNLLGPATDSCLRLTTTSTAASVNDTVPDSTLYWYLVRAGNGAGLGPAGSATAGPRSQDSTGACP